The genomic segment tttgtgtgtggtgtggtacagtgtgtgtgtgtgtgtgtgtgtgtgtgtgtgtgtgttcagtactgtttgtgtgagtgtgtgatgtggtgtgtgtatgtgtgtgtttaatagtgtttgtgtgtgtgtgtgtgtgtgtgtgtgtgtgtgtgtgtgtgtgtgtgttcagtagggtttgtgtgaatgttcagttgtatttttgtgtggtggtggtggtgtgtgtgtgtttgtttacttgcacatgatgtgtgtgtggaaataaagagcaagtgtgtacagctctaaaagatatttggaaatccagttatccttacaatttcagtcaAATATACTTTCGTTCTCAGAATATTCTCAGGCAGGAATTACAAAGGTTACCATGTGAGTTGCTGTTCAAAGTATTCAGTCAATATTTTTGGGGCACTCACAGAAATCACTCTTAAACAGACATGCGTTCAGATGTAATGACAATCTTTTCATCCAAACAGTCTAATCATTTACTTccaaaacactttgttttcatgaCTAATTGAGCAACGTCAAACGAATGATCGAGTCCAAACGATGTCAGCTATTTTGTGTCACGTGAAACGAGCGGATCTCGTGATTAGTTGCTCCACGCACGTCCGTCGCTTTTGTCGCTAGGAAATAAGACAAGTTCTATCGAGGAATTTGACGCGCGGCAACGGCGATCTTGCTGCGTGAATTCCTCGCACACGGGGCGCTGCACGtttttgctgcttgtcgcgtgaaacttgctgcttcgaTGCCCTGTGCGCGATGGGCATAACAACTTGGCGCTGTAAGCAAGGATGTGCTAATTCTCTAAATATCTCTAacaataaatcacagctcctagccaagcttaCGCTATCACATCTAAAAATGGTATCTTTAGCGAATTTGTGTCACAACATTTAATACAACAACCCTGATCTTACTCACACAAGATGTTTTGTTAAAAGTGCATTGATTCCGCAGGGGACCGTAAACGCTGAATAAAGGCACACTATCTGGACGATCTGGATTCGTATTTGACAACGACAGCCCATCGACATCAGTTTGAGCCTTCGTGTGCTGTTGATTTCTTCGACCATTGTTAAAGGAGACAGTGGAGAAGAGAACAGCTGTTTAAGACTCGTTAGTTCACAGTGACAAAATCGTTCCGGTGAAGCAACTGAAGTCGATCAACAGAACACAGTTTATCGTGACTAAGAACTTGAAAAGGGTTGGgattttgtcgttgttggtggtggtgttaagaCGATCAGGTCAGAAAAAAACGAGTCAACGTGAACGACAAGCGCATGAGTTGGTCAATCGCAATGCATCATTGCCATATCAAAGGCATTTCGATAGGTATTCTCTTGATGACGACACTGGTTCTGGCTTACGTGTTGAGTCACAATTACGGAACTCCCCCCTTGCCTTTGCCCAGTCCAGCATTCGGTGCCCGTCATGGCGAAAGCATGTTCCAAAGAAACCGGCAGACCGCGGGAAGCACGTTTCAGCACTATTCCGCTCAGGTTTGGAGAGATCAGCTGGCCTCcagttcaaaacaaaaacacgctgAATCTTCTTTTATTGATGGGTTTTCTAAGAGCGGATCGTGGGAGGAAATAAATGAGACTTCATCCACAGAAGTGACGGTATTGCATGttttggtgtatatgtgtgtgtgtgtgtgtgtgtgtgtgtgtgtgtgtgtgtgtgtgtgtgtgtgtgtatgtgtgtgtgtgtgtgtgtgtgtgttgtgttgtgttgtgttgtgttgtgttgtgttgtgtgtgtgtgtgtgtgtacatttacggATTTAGTTGCTGGATGTTTTTAGTTGTTTATATTCTTGTATAATACCTTATtggcttaatgtgtgtgtgtgtgtgtgtgtgtgtgtgtgtgtgagagagagagagagagagagaggagagggagagagagagtgcatttgAATATATACAATTTATTTGCtagatttttaaaaatcattattccattttcatttgtatacattgttgtgcaatatgcgcggtgtgcgtgtgtttgttgtttgttttggtctatCATCAGCTACTGTGAATTCTTATTTGACGAGGTTTaatgtttgctctttttttcatGATGCGCATGtccattttatgttggtgtctactacgagcctgtgattgcacaaatcAGTTTCCATGTTGAATTATTTTAGTGCGAGCTTGTGATTGCACCGAGTTagtttccatgtggattgataatgtgtttttgattgatttgattgatggttgatggatggatggatggatggatttgattgattgattgactgactgactgacttgattgactgatttgattgatttAATGATTTGATTGACTGACTTGCTTGATTGACTGAtttgattgattaactgacttgattgattgactgactgattggttgactgatttgattgattaactgactgacttgattgattgactgatttgattgacttactgattgatttgattgactgatttgattgactaatttcattgattgattgattcgatTGACTGACTTGATTGATTGAccgatttgattgattgactgactgatttgattgattgactgactgatttgattgattgaaggCGTGGGTGTCGGAGGCTGAAGGAACGGGCTCCACGTTTGGCCAGCATCAGGCGGCGGGTTGGAGAGATGGGAATGCGTCTTGTTACCCCCGTCTTTTTGCCATGATGCCTGCAGCCAGCAGCAAAGCCGGCAGAGCTTCCGCCATGTCCGGCTGTCGAGATGGTCATGGAGCTAACGGCGGTCGGGGTTCAAATCCTGTGCGACATGTTTTCTTTCTGAAGGTGGGGCTCTTGctgttggtacacacacacacacacacagagagagagagagagagagatatgtatatatatatatatatatatttctttttatcacaacatatttctctgtgtgaaattcgggctgctctccccagggagagcgcgtcgctacactgcgaaccagcgcgctcaaattatctcggttcctaggcggacgcgttacctctaggccatcaaagCGACTGCAAACcgaggaaaggcaccaagtgttcggtcggtcgctgcccatgtttcttccacccctcactctAGTGACGACAGCCTCAGCTTTTCACAGttgacagcgttggagcaggtcagcaaagtggaggagctgaaaagaagagaactgttctggatgtaTAAGCTTGGGacggtttttgttggactgaacacgagAAGCGAGATCCATGGGTTTTCGTTGTGAACCCTGGATTCGTGGAGTTACCGGTCCGGTTTGTCGAAGTGGTGGTTACACACTAAGCttatcactgagatacagagagagatgtgcacaTGGACAATTGAAGGGATATTTAGAACATGAGATATATTGACGTCATGAAAGGGCCcggaagatgacgtaaaaaataacatCACGTCACCTGTTATGAGCGTAGTCTGTGAGaaggaatttttgactcacttgtgtaaacaaagtgagtctatgttttaacccggtgttcggttgtctgtgtgtgtgtgtgtgtgtctgtgtgtccgtggtaaactttaacattgacattttctctgcaactactttgtcagttgacaccaaatttggcataaaaataggaaaaattcagttctttccaatcatcttgtttaaaacaatattgcgcctctgggatgggcacaaaaaaataaagaatgaagcctaattatatgctaactgcatttactgttatatttatattttttgt from the Babylonia areolata isolate BAREFJ2019XMU chromosome 21, ASM4173473v1, whole genome shotgun sequence genome contains:
- the LOC143296579 gene encoding uncharacterized protein LOC143296579: MSWSIAMHHCHIKGISIGILLMTTLVLAYVLSHNYGTPPLPLPSPAFGARHGESMFQRNRQTAGSTFQHYSAQVWRDQLASSSKQKHAESSFIDGFSKSGSWEEINETSSTEVTAWVSEAEGTGSTFGQHQAAGWRDGNASCYPRLFAMMPAASSKAGRASAMSGCRDGHGANGGRGSNPVRHVFFLKTHKTGSQTMTGILNRYALVHNLSVAIRKVLNGHNASSIKNWIPDIRPLLPGIPHYDMITDHVRFNEICVRHFLPDDAVFISIVREPLDKFVSAFYFYNMERRIPRLRSRNGEFFCLFFLFLFFFVLFFLFCFFVCLFVLFCCWVFVVFLCFLFVFSP